The following are from one region of the Littorina saxatilis isolate snail1 linkage group LG2, US_GU_Lsax_2.0, whole genome shotgun sequence genome:
- the LOC138960276 gene encoding thioredoxin, mitochondrial-like, with protein MAYRLLFRRLSPLLRSGSHLVPALNSALRLPRQAVINQNLAARLTGSRSMSSDNYDKQPEILNIQDEEDFEKRVIGSAKPVVVDFHATWCGPCKLLGPRLETIIAGQKGKVIMAKVDIDENVELAMRYNVQSVPTVYGVKDGKVLTSFIGLKEDDEIKSFVAGLM; from the exons ATGGCTTACAGACTGTTATTCAGAAGATTGTCTCCACTTCTTCGCAGTGGTTCCCACCTGGTGCCCGCCCTGAACTCTGCTTTGCGTCTACCTCGGCAGGCTGTCATTAACCAGAATCTTGCTGCACGTCTTACCGGCAGCAGAAGCATGTCCTCTGACAATTATGACAAACAACCAGAGATTCTCAACATCCAGGATGAAGAGGACTTTGAGAAGAGGGTGATAGGATCGGCAAAGCCAGTTGTTGTGGACTTTCATGCGAC GTGGTGTGGGCCCTGTAAATTGCTGGGTCCAAGATTGGAAACAATAATTGCAGGGCAAAAAGGCAAAGTCATCATGGCCAAGGTGGACATTGACGAGAATGTGGAACTTGCCATGCGATACAAT gtTCAGTCAGTACCAACAGTTTATGGAGTGAAAGATGGCAAAGTTCTGACATCTTTTATTGGGCTCAAGGAAGATGATGAAATTAAGAGCTTTGTGGCAGGGCTTATGTAA
- the LOC138960277 gene encoding uncharacterized protein: MAESGCERELELALEDMNLEMPNGLRHVLFHTGTCRKDVYRSMWGSLMFIGKLKTGGVRTLVYPEEIREAVRRRFGDRPPQAGAYDRQYVDQGYHVSLEELVGAKWRGPPKTCKLCN, from the exons ATGGCAGAATCCGGGTGTGAGCGCGAGTTGGAGCTGGCACTTGAAGACATGAA CCTGGAAATGCCAAACGGTCTCCGGCATGTCCTGTTCCACACAGGGACATGCCGAAAAGATGTCTATAGATCGATGTGGGGGAGTTTGATG TTCATTGGGAAATTGAAGACAGGCGGGGTCCGGACCCTGGTGTATCCGGAGGAAATCCGGGAGGCGGTGAGACGCCGTTTTGGTGACCGGCCTCCTCAAGCTGGGGCCTATGACCGCCAGTATGTTGACCAG GGCTATCACGTCAGCCTGGAAGAACTGGTTGGGGCCAAATGGAGAGGGCCACCAAAGACATGCAAATTGTGCAATTAG
- the LOC138960270 gene encoding piggyBac transposable element-derived protein 4-like isoform X1, which yields MPICLGLVFLSRLLTSGIAVGTVTGEMERPNIFDALRTANGDDFHVDSAMLTETTPVVSHDAGHQEPQSGDDETSDEEGPLPPEGDSSPDQSEAELMEGDEQVPEASSETAKDGTEWCSAPTISKTAKTAPRNIFKMPPSKLLGCQNVNTPNDAFSLFITDKIVSDVVEFTNIEGRRVLKEAWDPVDREECQAVIGILLFLGARKQNMVSTEKIWDSVKGSGMVRACMSRRRFQNFMTYMRFDDKSTRSARREKDQFAPFRDMWTDFMKALSSHYIAGPLLTVDEQLVPFRGRCGFLQYLPSKPDRYGMKVFWVADAENAFPLYGIPYLGRPLGQDRQVNLGRNIATELATPFFKSGRNVTCDNYFTDLELAETLSKNGLTVVGTVRGNKRFLPNSFKTGRHLGLYDSEFAYNGATTVVNYQSKRRKSVILLSTMHDTGVVDRTPENQKKKPEIVLFYNATKGAVDTVDKMAHAYTVKRRTKRWPMVMFFNIIDLATIAARCVWSVRFPAHPLSKKDGRSDFIENISDQLMYPLLKQRMTSVAMPRSLHEAAEKAIKHLECDDLVKRQRKTSSKKALLPPAEDAAKSKRAGSKRPASSQDASTSGSKIKRCLFCSWRLDRKTKHTCCQCDEFICQDHTHKVCPVCIKAMATS from the exons ATGCCTATATGTTTGGGTTTAGTTTTTCTCTCCAGGTTACTAACAAGTGGTATTGCGGTTGGCACTGTTACAGGTGAAATGGAGCGACCAAATATCTTTGACGCTCTTCGGACAGCCAACGGAGACGATTTTCATGTGGACTCGG CGATGTTGACTGAGACAACACCAGTAGTCTCACATGATGCTGGACACCAGGAACCTCAAAGTGGAGATGATGAGACCAGCGACGAGGAGGGCCCTCTGCCACCAGAAGGTGACAGTTCCCCAGATCAATCTGAGGCTGAACTGATGGAAGGAGATGAGCAAGTGCCAGAAGCAAGTTCTGAGACTGCCAAAGATGGAACCGAGTGGTGTTCTGCACCAACTATTTCCAAGACGGCCAAAACGGCACCCAGAAATATTTTCAAGATGCCCCCCAGTAAGCTTCTGGGTTGTCAAAATGTAAATACCCCCAATGATGCTTTCAGTCTTTTTATAACCGATAAAATTGTATCAGATGTTGTAGAGTTCACCAACATTGAAGGTCGGCGTGTTCTGAAAGAGGCATGGGATCCCGTTGATAGAGAGGAATGCCAAGCTGTCATTGGGATTCTGCTTTTTCTGGGCGCTAGAAAACAGAACATGGTGTCGACAGAAAAGATCTGGGACTCTGTCAAAGGTTCTGGAATGGTTCGTGCATGTATGAGTCGCAGAAGATTCCAAAACTTCATGACCTACATGCGATTTGACGACAAATCGACCAGAAGTgcgaggagagagaaagatcaATTTGCCCCATTCCGCGATATGTGGACTGATTTCATGAAGGCTCTGAGCAGTCACTACATCGCAGGCCCTCTGCTCACAGTTGATGAGCAGCTTGTGCCATTCCGGGGCAGGTGTGGTTTTCTCCAGTACCTGCCATCCAAACCTGACAGGTATGGAATGAAAGTGTTTTGGGTGGCTGACGCTGAAAACGCTTTTCCTTTGTATGGCATCCCATACCTGGGTCGACCACTTGGTCAAGACAGGCAGGTCAACCTGGGTCGCAACATTGCCACAGAGCTGGCCACCCCTTTCTTTAAGAGTGGTAGAAATGTCACATGTGACAACTACTTTACAGATTTGGAGCTAGCTGAGACCCTGTCCAAGAATGGCCTGACTGTGGTAGGTACTGTGAGAGGAAACAAACGGTTCTTGCCAAATTCCTTCAAAACAGGAAGGCATCTTGGGTTGTACGACAGTGAGTTTGCCTACAATGGAGCAACCACTGTCGTCAACTACCAGAGCAAACGCAGAAAGAGTGTCATTCTTCTCAGTACTATGCATGACACTGGCGTTGTGGATAGGACACCGGAAAACCAAAAGAAGAAACCGGAGATTGTGTTGTTCTACAACGCAACAAAGGGGGCAGTGGACACTGTTGACAAGATGGCGCACGCCTACACGGTGAAACGCAGAACAAAGCGATGGCCAATGGTCATGTTTTTCAACATCATTGACTTGGCAACTATTGCTGCTCGTTGCGTTTGGAGTGTCAGGTTTCCTGCCCATCCTCTGTCCAAAAAAGATGGGCGGTCAGATTTCATTGAAAACATCAGTGACCAGCTCATGTATCCCCTATTGAAACAGCGAATGACATCAGTGGCGATGCCTAGAAGTCTTCATGAGGCAGCTGAGAAGGCCATCAAGCATCTTGAGTGTGACGATTTGGTGAAGCGTCAGCGCAAAACATCATCCAAGAAAGCGCTGCTGCCACCAGCAGAGGATGCGGCCAAGTCTAAAAGGGCAGGATCAAAACGTCCAGCGTCCAGTCAAGATGCCAGCACATCCGGTTCTAAAATAAAGCGGTGCCTGTTCTGCAGCTGGAGACTGGATCGAAAGACAAAACATACGTGCTGTCAGTGTGATGAGTTCATCTGCCAAGATCACACCCACAAAGTCTGCCCAGTCTGCATCAAGGCAATGGCCACTTCCTAA
- the LOC138960270 gene encoding piggyBac transposable element-derived protein 4-like isoform X2, whose product MERPNIFDALRTANGDDFHVDSAMLTETTPVVSHDAGHQEPQSGDDETSDEEGPLPPEGDSSPDQSEAELMEGDEQVPEASSETAKDGTEWCSAPTISKTAKTAPRNIFKMPPSKLLGCQNVNTPNDAFSLFITDKIVSDVVEFTNIEGRRVLKEAWDPVDREECQAVIGILLFLGARKQNMVSTEKIWDSVKGSGMVRACMSRRRFQNFMTYMRFDDKSTRSARREKDQFAPFRDMWTDFMKALSSHYIAGPLLTVDEQLVPFRGRCGFLQYLPSKPDRYGMKVFWVADAENAFPLYGIPYLGRPLGQDRQVNLGRNIATELATPFFKSGRNVTCDNYFTDLELAETLSKNGLTVVGTVRGNKRFLPNSFKTGRHLGLYDSEFAYNGATTVVNYQSKRRKSVILLSTMHDTGVVDRTPENQKKKPEIVLFYNATKGAVDTVDKMAHAYTVKRRTKRWPMVMFFNIIDLATIAARCVWSVRFPAHPLSKKDGRSDFIENISDQLMYPLLKQRMTSVAMPRSLHEAAEKAIKHLECDDLVKRQRKTSSKKALLPPAEDAAKSKRAGSKRPASSQDASTSGSKIKRCLFCSWRLDRKTKHTCCQCDEFICQDHTHKVCPVCIKAMATS is encoded by the exons ATGGAGCGACCAAATATCTTTGACGCTCTTCGGACAGCCAACGGAGACGATTTTCATGTGGACTCGG CGATGTTGACTGAGACAACACCAGTAGTCTCACATGATGCTGGACACCAGGAACCTCAAAGTGGAGATGATGAGACCAGCGACGAGGAGGGCCCTCTGCCACCAGAAGGTGACAGTTCCCCAGATCAATCTGAGGCTGAACTGATGGAAGGAGATGAGCAAGTGCCAGAAGCAAGTTCTGAGACTGCCAAAGATGGAACCGAGTGGTGTTCTGCACCAACTATTTCCAAGACGGCCAAAACGGCACCCAGAAATATTTTCAAGATGCCCCCCAGTAAGCTTCTGGGTTGTCAAAATGTAAATACCCCCAATGATGCTTTCAGTCTTTTTATAACCGATAAAATTGTATCAGATGTTGTAGAGTTCACCAACATTGAAGGTCGGCGTGTTCTGAAAGAGGCATGGGATCCCGTTGATAGAGAGGAATGCCAAGCTGTCATTGGGATTCTGCTTTTTCTGGGCGCTAGAAAACAGAACATGGTGTCGACAGAAAAGATCTGGGACTCTGTCAAAGGTTCTGGAATGGTTCGTGCATGTATGAGTCGCAGAAGATTCCAAAACTTCATGACCTACATGCGATTTGACGACAAATCGACCAGAAGTgcgaggagagagaaagatcaATTTGCCCCATTCCGCGATATGTGGACTGATTTCATGAAGGCTCTGAGCAGTCACTACATCGCAGGCCCTCTGCTCACAGTTGATGAGCAGCTTGTGCCATTCCGGGGCAGGTGTGGTTTTCTCCAGTACCTGCCATCCAAACCTGACAGGTATGGAATGAAAGTGTTTTGGGTGGCTGACGCTGAAAACGCTTTTCCTTTGTATGGCATCCCATACCTGGGTCGACCACTTGGTCAAGACAGGCAGGTCAACCTGGGTCGCAACATTGCCACAGAGCTGGCCACCCCTTTCTTTAAGAGTGGTAGAAATGTCACATGTGACAACTACTTTACAGATTTGGAGCTAGCTGAGACCCTGTCCAAGAATGGCCTGACTGTGGTAGGTACTGTGAGAGGAAACAAACGGTTCTTGCCAAATTCCTTCAAAACAGGAAGGCATCTTGGGTTGTACGACAGTGAGTTTGCCTACAATGGAGCAACCACTGTCGTCAACTACCAGAGCAAACGCAGAAAGAGTGTCATTCTTCTCAGTACTATGCATGACACTGGCGTTGTGGATAGGACACCGGAAAACCAAAAGAAGAAACCGGAGATTGTGTTGTTCTACAACGCAACAAAGGGGGCAGTGGACACTGTTGACAAGATGGCGCACGCCTACACGGTGAAACGCAGAACAAAGCGATGGCCAATGGTCATGTTTTTCAACATCATTGACTTGGCAACTATTGCTGCTCGTTGCGTTTGGAGTGTCAGGTTTCCTGCCCATCCTCTGTCCAAAAAAGATGGGCGGTCAGATTTCATTGAAAACATCAGTGACCAGCTCATGTATCCCCTATTGAAACAGCGAATGACATCAGTGGCGATGCCTAGAAGTCTTCATGAGGCAGCTGAGAAGGCCATCAAGCATCTTGAGTGTGACGATTTGGTGAAGCGTCAGCGCAAAACATCATCCAAGAAAGCGCTGCTGCCACCAGCAGAGGATGCGGCCAAGTCTAAAAGGGCAGGATCAAAACGTCCAGCGTCCAGTCAAGATGCCAGCACATCCGGTTCTAAAATAAAGCGGTGCCTGTTCTGCAGCTGGAGACTGGATCGAAAGACAAAACATACGTGCTGTCAGTGTGATGAGTTCATCTGCCAAGATCACACCCACAAAGTCTGCCCAGTCTGCATCAAGGCAATGGCCACTTCCTAA